A section of the Malania oleifera isolate guangnan ecotype guangnan chromosome 2, ASM2987363v1, whole genome shotgun sequence genome encodes:
- the LOC131149079 gene encoding uncharacterized protein LOC131149079 isoform X1 codes for MGQMGFVSVAVRAGCVGVMLMAFAIHSSARNTIFLSSAGKEMVGLGGGHGGGQEGIVRSLLEEAEVHINDYGNAGANHGHDPWNRFGGGRPKALSSQNDSTP; via the exons atgggtcaGATGGGGTTTGTATCAGTGGCTGTTCGGGCGGGCTGCGTGGGTGTTATGTTAATGGCCTTTGCCATTCATTCTTCTGCACGAAACACTATTTTCCTCTCATCAG CAGGGAAAGAGATGGTAGGGTTGGGTGGTGGCCATGGAGGAGGGCAGGAGGGCATCGTAAGGTCTCTTCTGGAGGAGGCGGAGGTGCACATCAACGATTACGGCAACGCCGGCGCCAACCACGGCCACGATCCTTGGAACAGGTTCGGCGGTGGCCGCCCGAAG
- the LOC131149079 gene encoding uncharacterized protein LOC131149079 isoform X2, whose translation MGQMGFVSVAVRAGCVGVMLMAFAIHSSARNTIFLSSGKEMVGLGGGHGGGQEGIVRSLLEEAEVHINDYGNAGANHGHDPWNRFGGGRPKALSSQNDSTP comes from the exons atgggtcaGATGGGGTTTGTATCAGTGGCTGTTCGGGCGGGCTGCGTGGGTGTTATGTTAATGGCCTTTGCCATTCATTCTTCTGCACGAAACACTATTTTCCTCTCATCAG GGAAAGAGATGGTAGGGTTGGGTGGTGGCCATGGAGGAGGGCAGGAGGGCATCGTAAGGTCTCTTCTGGAGGAGGCGGAGGTGCACATCAACGATTACGGCAACGCCGGCGCCAACCACGGCCACGATCCTTGGAACAGGTTCGGCGGTGGCCGCCCGAAG